One Acidobacteriota bacterium genomic window carries:
- a CDS encoding YkgJ family cysteine cluster protein, translating into MGTGAGKPRSMDRGRVDSHLLTILDADWEDARNRAGDHLKCEQGCSECCHSLFPITRLDTWRLRRGMQTLTESHPDVADEIRRRAREAVDRFRIGFPGDPETGRLVNDDERLDLFFKEQDGAPCPALDPVSQGCLLYTSRPVACRTYGPPMRFGSEDSAPCELCFTGTTAEVVEACRYQPDVGGIEEWILEQMGVEAGRELESLIAYALAFEGEDSGKVAGGGDDG; encoded by the coding sequence ATGGGAACGGGTGCCGGAAAGCCACGATCCATGGACCGTGGACGCGTCGACAGTCATCTCCTGACGATTCTCGACGCGGACTGGGAGGACGCAAGAAATCGCGCGGGGGACCATCTGAAGTGCGAGCAGGGCTGTTCCGAGTGCTGCCACAGCCTGTTCCCGATCACCCGGCTCGACACCTGGCGACTTAGGCGAGGGATGCAGACGCTGACGGAGAGTCATCCCGACGTGGCGGATGAGATCCGACGCCGCGCGCGAGAAGCCGTCGATCGGTTTCGCATCGGGTTTCCCGGCGACCCGGAGACCGGACGTCTCGTCAACGACGACGAGCGGCTGGATCTTTTTTTCAAGGAGCAGGACGGCGCGCCCTGTCCGGCGTTGGACCCCGTCTCGCAGGGTTGCCTGTTGTACACGTCCCGACCGGTGGCGTGTCGCACCTACGGTCCGCCGATGCGATTCGGGAGCGAGGACTCGGCGCCCTGCGAGCTCTGTTTCACGGGTACCACCGCCGAGGTCGTGGAGGCCTGTCGATATCAGCCCGACGTGGGTGGGATCGAAGAGTGGATCCTCGAGCAGATGGGCGTCGAGGCCGGTCGGGAGTTGGAGTCGCTGATCGCGTATGCACTCGCATTCGAAGGCGAGGATTCTGGTAAGGTTGCCGGCGGAGGTGATGATGGCTGA
- a CDS encoding oligopeptide transporter, OPT family, whose product MAEARKLPRTAYELKEGERFVPLHDGGRPIEFSLKAVASGIILGIVFGAANTYLGLKAGLTISTSIPVAVLTVVVFRLLSALGAKHGLLEANLSQTIGSASSSVASGVLFTIPALFIWGMDVDLAQITLLAMSGGLLGILAMIPLRRYLIDREHGKLPYPEGMACAEVLVAAEAGGKQAQGVFAGIGVGMLVKILTDGFKLIPGKFQWALPLKAKLAISVSPALIGVGYILGIRVATVMVGGAALSALVIIPAIYLWGQGMTTPFYPETELLIRDMSHGQLWHRYVRYIGAGAVATGGILTLIKSIPTMIESFRLGISNMRRRTEGLEIRRNDDDLSLKIIGLIAVAILLTLTLVPGILGYIDSMAVRAAASVLIAVFAFFFVTVSARIVGLVGVTSNPTSGMTIATLLGTGAIFLALGWTDSFGKATALMVGTVVCVAASIAGDTSQDLKTGYVLGATPRRQQLGELAGVITSAGFVCMVVMLLHRSTEGGLGGADLPAPQAVLMKLVIDGVLDQNLPWGLILIGVGLALVVSLLRIPILAFAVGVYLPLYTMAAVFCGGLLRWWLTRGKDETRSEGRREQGVLFGSGLVGGGGLTGVMLALWVVLRGGKKIQGVGIEYSALVNSALALAALAAILFVMGYFAKRNDSQAQE is encoded by the coding sequence ATGGCTGAGGCTCGAAAGTTACCGCGGACCGCCTACGAACTGAAGGAAGGCGAGCGATTCGTTCCACTGCATGATGGTGGACGGCCGATCGAGTTCAGCCTCAAGGCCGTGGCAAGTGGGATCATCCTCGGGATCGTGTTCGGGGCCGCGAATACCTACCTGGGTCTCAAGGCCGGGCTGACCATCAGCACATCGATCCCGGTCGCGGTCCTGACGGTAGTGGTATTTCGGCTGCTCTCGGCGTTGGGTGCGAAGCATGGCCTGTTAGAGGCCAACCTCTCGCAGACCATTGGCTCTGCCAGTTCATCCGTCGCGTCCGGGGTTCTGTTCACGATTCCGGCGCTCTTTATCTGGGGCATGGACGTCGACCTTGCGCAGATCACGTTGCTGGCCATGAGTGGAGGTCTCCTCGGTATCCTCGCGATGATCCCGCTTCGTCGTTACCTGATCGACCGCGAGCACGGGAAACTGCCGTATCCGGAGGGGATGGCGTGTGCCGAAGTCCTGGTTGCGGCAGAAGCCGGGGGCAAGCAAGCCCAGGGTGTGTTTGCGGGTATCGGTGTCGGGATGCTTGTCAAGATACTGACCGACGGCTTCAAGCTGATCCCCGGAAAGTTCCAATGGGCCCTACCCTTGAAGGCCAAGCTGGCGATCAGCGTTTCGCCGGCACTTATCGGCGTTGGCTACATTCTCGGCATTCGAGTCGCGACCGTCATGGTCGGTGGCGCGGCCCTCTCGGCGCTGGTGATCATTCCAGCGATCTATCTATGGGGGCAGGGGATGACGACCCCGTTCTATCCGGAAACCGAGCTTCTGATACGTGACATGAGCCACGGACAACTCTGGCATCGGTACGTGCGCTACATCGGCGCCGGCGCCGTTGCCACGGGCGGAATCCTCACGTTGATCAAATCGATTCCGACCATGATCGAGTCGTTTCGGCTGGGGATTTCCAACATGCGTCGTCGCACCGAGGGGTTGGAAATTCGTCGCAACGACGATGATCTGTCTCTCAAGATCATCGGCCTGATCGCCGTGGCGATCTTGCTGACGCTGACCCTCGTTCCCGGCATCCTTGGCTATATCGATTCCATGGCGGTTCGTGCTGCGGCCAGCGTTCTGATCGCAGTGTTCGCCTTTTTCTTCGTCACCGTCAGTGCACGCATCGTCGGCCTGGTCGGTGTCACGTCCAATCCGACATCGGGAATGACGATCGCGACACTGCTCGGGACGGGGGCGATATTCCTGGCTCTGGGCTGGACGGACTCGTTCGGTAAGGCAACCGCCCTGATGGTCGGGACAGTGGTCTGTGTCGCGGCATCCATCGCCGGCGACACGTCTCAGGACCTGAAGACCGGCTACGTTCTAGGCGCCACTCCGCGCCGTCAGCAACTCGGCGAGTTGGCCGGTGTGATCACGTCGGCCGGATTCGTTTGCATGGTCGTGATGCTGCTTCATCGCAGCACCGAGGGCGGACTAGGTGGCGCAGACCTGCCGGCGCCCCAGGCGGTCCTCATGAAGCTGGTTATTGACGGGGTCCTTGATCAGAATCTCCCGTGGGGTTTGATCTTGATCGGCGTTGGCCTGGCCCTCGTCGTCTCGTTGCTTCGGATTCCGATCCTGGCATTCGCGGTGGGTGTTTACCTGCCGCTCTATACCATGGCCGCAGTCTTCTGCGGTGGGCTCTTGCGATGGTGGTTGACCCGCGGCAAGGACGAGACACGATCCGAGGGACGCCGCGAGCAAGGTGTGTTATTCGGATCGGGGCTGGTCGGCGGTGGAGGACTCACCGGTGTGATGTTGGCTCTGTGGGTCGTGCTGCGTGGAGGCAAGAAGATTCAAGGGGTCGGTATTGAGTACTCCGCCCTCGTGAACTCTGCGCTGGCTCTCGCCGCTCTCGCGGCAATCCTGTTTGTGATGGGTTACTTCGCGAAACGAAACGACTCACAAGCTCAGGAGTAG
- a CDS encoding DNA topoisomerase IV subunit A — translation MAKRSPKSQKAQLDRKTIGSIREVAEGIDKRIGRGRKPEITFPVRSLGNVRYDPRKGYFEIGRDRSTRTLTVNTAKTFAQTLKMMGLSKELVETSDFATKRDAYYQSKNWGDAHFDEQSESDTVMDDIEAMFSIHGISREQLRYIPDEHGGSVAGELIVNDTDIETGKTERIDCTRFGSGAYSIPSMVEQLTFETKAKFVLCIETGGMFQRLQSHKFWKKSRCILISMAGVPTRATRRFVRRLSDQCKLPVYAFVDCDPYGISNIYRTLKVGSGNAAHINRFFCVPTTSFLGVTPQDIIDFELPTHPLKDVDKKRASDALKNDPFFKRHKPWQKAVEQMLKMGVRAEQQSLAKWGLNYVIDVYLPRKLKNPKAFLP, via the coding sequence GTGGCCAAGAGGAGCCCGAAGAGCCAAAAGGCACAGCTTGATCGAAAGACGATCGGCTCGATCCGCGAGGTGGCCGAGGGCATCGACAAGCGTATCGGCAGGGGGCGAAAACCGGAGATCACATTTCCCGTCCGCTCGCTCGGCAACGTTCGCTATGACCCGCGCAAGGGGTACTTTGAAATCGGCCGCGATCGATCCACGCGGACCCTGACGGTCAACACCGCCAAGACATTTGCGCAGACCCTGAAGATGATGGGTCTGTCGAAGGAGTTGGTGGAGACCAGCGACTTTGCAACCAAGCGGGATGCCTATTACCAGTCAAAGAACTGGGGGGATGCGCACTTCGACGAGCAGAGCGAGTCCGACACCGTCATGGACGATATCGAGGCGATGTTCTCAATCCATGGCATCAGTCGTGAGCAGCTTCGTTACATCCCGGACGAACACGGTGGGTCGGTCGCGGGTGAGCTCATCGTCAACGACACCGATATAGAGACGGGTAAGACCGAGCGAATCGATTGCACCCGTTTTGGTTCCGGCGCGTATTCAATTCCGTCGATGGTCGAACAGCTGACGTTCGAGACCAAGGCCAAGTTCGTTCTCTGTATCGAGACGGGCGGAATGTTTCAGCGCTTGCAGAGCCACAAGTTCTGGAAGAAGTCCCGCTGCATCTTGATCTCGATGGCAGGCGTTCCGACCCGAGCGACCCGGCGTTTCGTTCGACGCCTCTCGGACCAATGCAAGTTGCCGGTCTACGCGTTCGTGGACTGCGATCCCTACGGCATCTCAAATATCTATCGGACACTCAAGGTCGGGTCGGGCAACGCGGCACACATCAATCGCTTTTTCTGTGTCCCGACGACATCGTTCCTGGGAGTCACGCCCCAGGACATCATCGACTTCGAGTTGCCGACCCATCCGCTGAAGGACGTCGATAAGAAGCGGGCCAGCGATGCGCTCAAGAATGATCCGTTCTTCAAGCGTCACAAGCCGTGGCAGAAGGCCGTCGAGCAGATGTTGAAGATGGGGGTTCGCGCGGAACAGCAGTCCCTTGCCAAGTGGGGTCTCAACTACGTGATCGACGTGTACTTGCCGAGAAAACTGAAGAATCCCAAGGCGTTTTTGCCCTGA
- a CDS encoding YqgE/AlgH family protein — translation MDEATLAPGLLIAAPHLMDPSFRRAVVLLLENNEEGALGVVVNHESELKLADLCRDQGIPYHGPSQKRVRSGGPVQPDHGLVLFGDETEDEDAQAVMDGLQFSASRDTLRRLCGVQQRHYHCFAGYSGWGAGQLEQEISAGSWVIAPADPRAILDTAPARLWEASFRDLGIDPAAMVPTHGGEA, via the coding sequence ATGGATGAAGCGACACTCGCGCCCGGTTTGTTGATCGCGGCACCCCACCTCATGGATCCCAGCTTTCGACGAGCGGTCGTCCTTCTCCTCGAGAACAACGAAGAGGGCGCCCTCGGCGTCGTCGTCAATCACGAGAGCGAATTGAAACTTGCGGACCTGTGTCGCGACCAGGGGATCCCCTACCACGGTCCTAGTCAGAAGCGGGTTCGAAGCGGAGGTCCGGTTCAACCGGATCATGGTCTCGTCCTCTTCGGCGACGAGACGGAGGACGAGGATGCTCAGGCCGTGATGGACGGGCTACAGTTCAGCGCCTCGCGAGATACGCTCCGACGCCTGTGCGGCGTACAACAGCGCCACTACCACTGCTTCGCCGGGTACTCGGGATGGGGTGCCGGACAACTCGAACAAGAAATCAGCGCAGGGTCCTGGGTCATTGCGCCCGCCGACCCACGGGCGATCCTCGATACGGCCCCGGCGAGGCTATGGGAGGCGTCGTTCCGCGACCTCGGGATCGATCCGGCAGCGATGGTCCCGACGCACGGCGGCGAGGCCTGA
- a CDS encoding response regulator, giving the protein MKILVIDDEEAVRDLIREILEEMGNDCVCADSADAADEVLGHHAIDAVTLDLGMPGRGGLEWLEELYESHPELAQRTVVITGACLEADSVERLAACGAGIVAKPFTVESLFEIVRTQLRDDGKPN; this is encoded by the coding sequence GTGAAGATACTGGTCATCGACGACGAAGAAGCCGTTCGCGATCTCATTCGGGAGATCCTCGAGGAGATGGGCAACGACTGTGTCTGTGCCGATAGCGCAGACGCGGCAGACGAGGTGCTGGGGCATCACGCGATCGATGCGGTGACGCTGGATCTGGGAATGCCCGGGCGCGGAGGGCTCGAATGGCTCGAAGAGCTGTACGAGAGCCACCCGGAACTCGCCCAACGCACGGTGGTCATTACCGGCGCATGCCTTGAGGCCGATTCGGTGGAGCGACTGGCCGCCTGCGGTGCAGGAATCGTCGCAAAACCGTTCACTGTAGAGTCTCTTTTCGAGATCGTCCGAACCCAGTTGAGGGACGACGGCAAACCCAATTGA
- a CDS encoding class I SAM-dependent methyltransferase has translation MSYPPLWDLSRSVIEAGHRREREVIERELGDGSGLLLDLPCGTGIYAPLFSGGDYVGADLDERLLHHARRKFPGHRFLRSDALQSGFRSGVFARILVVGFLHHLPDGQVDGCLDELHRVLAPGGSLLLIEDAPTASRFNLLGKALQSLDAGDVIRPASWYEPRLGRRFEIVRRDAIRAGLWDYSVFVLRK, from the coding sequence GTGAGTTATCCACCTCTGTGGGATCTTTCCCGTAGCGTCATTGAAGCCGGTCATCGTCGTGAGCGTGAGGTCATCGAGCGCGAATTGGGCGATGGATCGGGACTGCTCCTCGACCTTCCCTGCGGCACCGGGATCTACGCTCCTCTGTTTTCCGGTGGTGACTACGTGGGTGCCGATCTAGATGAACGACTGCTGCATCACGCACGTCGGAAGTTCCCCGGGCACCGATTCTTGCGATCCGATGCACTGCAGAGTGGATTTCGTTCCGGTGTGTTTGCGAGGATCCTCGTGGTCGGATTTTTGCACCACCTTCCCGATGGGCAGGTCGATGGTTGCCTCGACGAGCTACACCGAGTGTTGGCGCCGGGTGGGAGCCTGCTTCTGATCGAAGATGCGCCGACCGCTTCGCGATTCAACCTGCTGGGAAAGGCTCTCCAGAGTCTAGACGCCGGCGACGTCATCCGACCCGCCAGTTGGTACGAACCGCGGCTGGGGCGTCGCTTCGAGATCGTCCGCCGCGACGCGATCCGCGCCGGGCTCTGGGACTACTCAGTCTTCGTGCTCCGGAAGTAG
- a CDS encoding class I SAM-dependent methyltransferase — protein MEEREYHSLRAAEDRHWWFVSTQKHVVRCVRSATRRTPLQVLDAGCGTGGLASRLRRLGTVRCIDASPIAVEYTRARGLEHVNCSELMTAELEDNSLDAITSVDVLYHAGVKDPQAVATRLGRALRPGGVLVLHLPAFEIFRGPHDQRVHTRKRFRRSEVRELLANAGLDVRHVSYRVTALLPLILVWRWVQRKSPTSDIRTPVAPINRLLLWIADIENRISTVLPLPFGLSVYAIARKADER, from the coding sequence ATGGAGGAGCGAGAGTACCATAGCCTTCGTGCCGCCGAAGATCGCCATTGGTGGTTCGTCAGCACTCAGAAGCACGTCGTACGCTGCGTGCGTTCGGCCACGCGACGGACTCCGTTGCAAGTGTTGGACGCAGGGTGTGGAACAGGAGGCTTGGCCAGTCGTCTCCGTCGTCTGGGCACCGTTCGCTGCATCGATGCGTCGCCGATCGCCGTTGAATACACGCGCGCTCGAGGCCTGGAACATGTCAACTGCTCAGAACTCATGACGGCGGAACTCGAGGATAACTCTCTGGACGCGATCACGTCCGTCGATGTGCTTTACCATGCCGGCGTCAAGGATCCGCAGGCCGTCGCAACGAGGTTGGGTCGCGCACTTCGGCCAGGTGGGGTCCTGGTCTTGCATCTTCCGGCATTCGAAATCTTTCGTGGTCCCCACGATCAAAGGGTTCACACCCGGAAGCGCTTTCGTCGCTCCGAAGTTCGCGAGCTGCTTGCGAATGCCGGACTCGATGTGCGGCATGTCTCGTATCGTGTGACCGCGCTATTGCCGTTGATCTTGGTCTGGCGGTGGGTGCAACGCAAGAGTCCTACATCCGATATTCGGACCCCGGTGGCACCAATTAATCGACTGTTACTCTGGATTGCCGATATCGAGAACCGAATATCGACCGTCCTTCCATTGCCATTTGGGTTGTCGGTTTATGCAATCGCTCGAAAGGCCGACGAGCGATGA
- a CDS encoding glycosyltransferase family 2 protein, with amino-acid sequence MINHSSDHQLSFVIPVFNGSKSIGGVVEQIHAQYADLRFEVILVNDGSVDDSERVCAELSRRYPATVTFVHLARNFGEHSAVLAGLHHTRGEYVAVLDDDGQNPPEEVRSLYDAIRKHGQDVVYGRYRVKQHGLIRNLASRFNDRVANLMLRKPKDLYLSSFKVMNRFVVDQITRYEGSFPYIDGLILRTTTNLGQVDVDHRQREGSSSTYTLRKLTRLWLNMFLNFSIIPLRISSLLGLVTSGIGLVLLVAIVIDKLYFNADVTAGIPTVLVLVVFFSGVQLVILGTIGEYLGRLFLDHSKTPQFVIRYVQRDGQER; translated from the coding sequence TTGATCAACCACTCTTCCGACCACCAATTGTCCTTCGTCATCCCGGTCTTCAACGGGTCGAAGAGTATTGGGGGCGTCGTCGAGCAGATCCACGCCCAGTACGCGGATCTCCGTTTCGAGGTGATCCTGGTCAACGATGGTTCCGTCGACGACTCGGAGCGGGTTTGCGCGGAGTTGTCGCGTCGATATCCCGCGACGGTGACATTCGTCCATCTGGCGAGGAACTTCGGCGAGCATTCCGCCGTTCTGGCCGGTCTGCATCACACCCGGGGAGAGTACGTCGCCGTACTGGATGACGATGGCCAGAATCCGCCGGAAGAGGTCCGCAGTCTTTATGACGCCATCCGAAAACATGGCCAGGACGTGGTCTATGGGCGTTATCGCGTCAAGCAGCATGGGTTGATCCGTAACCTCGCCAGTCGTTTCAACGATCGGGTGGCAAATCTGATGTTACGGAAACCGAAGGACCTGTACCTGTCCAGTTTCAAGGTGATGAATCGTTTCGTCGTCGACCAGATCACTCGCTACGAGGGGTCGTTTCCCTACATCGACGGACTCATCCTGCGCACGACCACCAATCTTGGTCAGGTGGATGTCGATCATCGGCAGCGAGAAGGATCCTCCTCGACCTACACGTTGCGGAAACTGACTCGCCTCTGGCTGAACATGTTCCTGAACTTCTCGATCATCCCACTGAGAATCTCCTCGCTACTGGGACTGGTCACGTCCGGGATCGGGCTTGTTCTATTGGTGGCGATCGTGATCGACAAGCTCTACTTCAACGCCGACGTCACGGCTGGTATCCCGACGGTTCTCGTGCTCGTCGTGTTCTTCTCCGGCGTTCAACTCGTCATCCTCGGAACGATCGGCGAGTATCTCGGGCGACTCTTCCTCGATCACTCGAAGACTCCCCAGTTTGTGATTCGCTACGTGCAACGCGACGGACAGGAGCGATGA
- a CDS encoding NAD-dependent epimerase/dehydratase family protein, whose amino-acid sequence MSRFYRDKRVLVTGGAGFIGSNLAIRLTKLGASVHVVDSLAPRFGASLTNLDPYRDEMQISLEDVRDQDALGKIVPGVDLIFSLAGQVSHLDSMQDPHGDLEINCESQLSLLECCRHGNPQSTIVFASTRQLYGRPQYVPVDEDHPLHPVDVNGINKLAAEMYYTLYQEVYGMQTVSLRLTNTYGPRMDLKTGRKGFVGVFLDRALKGQEIELFGDGSQRRDFNYIDDVCDALLLAGETPSLQGGVFNLGARETYSLREFAEMLRQFSVFEIRCVPFPPDRKAIDIGDYAGNFDRFAAASGWNPQVGLEEGLRRTVEYFRQQPDDRSQ is encoded by the coding sequence ATGAGCCGGTTCTATCGCGACAAGCGGGTTCTCGTGACAGGGGGTGCCGGGTTTATCGGCAGCAATCTGGCGATCCGGCTGACGAAACTCGGTGCATCCGTTCACGTCGTCGATTCGCTCGCACCGAGATTCGGAGCAAGCCTGACGAATCTCGATCCATATCGCGACGAGATGCAGATCAGCCTGGAAGACGTACGAGACCAGGATGCCCTCGGGAAGATCGTTCCGGGCGTCGACCTGATATTCAGCCTCGCCGGCCAGGTCAGCCATCTCGACAGCATGCAGGACCCCCATGGGGATCTGGAAATCAACTGCGAGAGTCAGCTTTCCCTGTTGGAGTGTTGCCGCCACGGGAATCCGCAGTCGACCATCGTCTTCGCAAGTACGCGGCAACTCTATGGGCGTCCACAGTACGTCCCGGTCGACGAGGATCATCCTCTGCATCCCGTCGACGTCAACGGCATCAACAAGCTCGCGGCGGAGATGTACTACACCCTCTATCAAGAGGTCTACGGCATGCAGACGGTGAGTCTGCGGCTGACAAACACCTATGGGCCTCGCATGGATCTCAAGACGGGGCGAAAGGGATTTGTCGGTGTGTTCCTCGATCGCGCATTGAAGGGGCAGGAGATCGAGTTGTTCGGCGACGGGAGCCAACGACGCGACTTCAACTACATCGACGACGTCTGCGATGCCCTGCTGCTTGCGGGTGAGACGCCGTCATTGCAGGGCGGGGTGTTCAACCTCGGTGCGCGAGAAACCTACTCCCTGCGCGAGTTTGCGGAAATGCTGCGTCAATTCTCGGTTTTCGAGATCCGTTGCGTGCCGTTTCCGCCCGACCGCAAGGCGATCGATATCGGTGACTATGCGGGCAATTTCGATCGGTTCGCCGCCGCGAGTGGGTGGAACCCACAAGTCGGGCTGGAAGAGGGGCTCCGTCGTACGGTGGAGTACTTTCGACAACAGCCCGACGATCGATCGCAGTAA
- a CDS encoding discoidin domain-containing protein, with amino-acid sequence MSQRTSHWIKSLGALVIAVSVGVPVVLAGSMELTWDPVSHPDLAGYRIYYGSSSGNYTQSIDVGLATSSALTGVADCSTHFVAVRSLVDSGSESADASNEISGWPRPTISNASPQQLAPGQTVTLVVTGNNFKPDSTLEFDDNSINVLSQQVDSCAQMTAQISVGLGTNPGSLSFDVVHGDRVYGSASNQLTVSTDSTPMIPNTNWSLTHVSSEQLGGTPTPGSHAIDGDPGTYWHTRFLNGNDSHPHEIRIDLGTLYDVEGVRFLGRQDGSQNGRIADYELYLSASDGNWGAPRSSGTLVNQSDLQRVSAVGTAVRFVRLVTTSEVNGQPWTSLAELSVEGSASATPNQAPNGSIVAPSSNVTRQAGQLVVFSGDGTDPEDGTPAQWSWDFGDPAIPDSTAQNPGSVAFPNVGVFTVTLTVTDADGLADPSPATVTVTIVPTLEAAANLRRTDVKIEE; translated from the coding sequence ATGTCCCAAAGGACGAGTCATTGGATTAAATCACTGGGGGCACTGGTGATTGCGGTCTCGGTGGGCGTTCCGGTTGTGCTTGCCGGTTCCATGGAACTTACCTGGGATCCGGTTTCGCATCCGGACCTCGCCGGGTACCGCATTTACTACGGCTCGAGCAGCGGGAACTACACGCAGAGTATCGACGTCGGGTTGGCGACCTCGTCTGCGTTGACCGGTGTCGCCGACTGTTCGACGCACTTCGTGGCAGTTCGAAGTCTCGTCGACAGCGGTTCGGAGTCGGCGGATGCGTCAAACGAGATCAGTGGTTGGCCGCGACCGACGATCAGTAACGCGTCGCCTCAGCAGCTTGCCCCCGGGCAAACCGTCACGCTCGTGGTGACGGGCAACAATTTCAAGCCCGACTCGACGCTGGAATTTGACGACAACTCTATCAACGTGCTCTCGCAACAGGTCGACAGTTGCGCGCAGATGACTGCACAGATCTCCGTCGGGTTGGGCACCAACCCAGGGTCGTTGTCCTTCGACGTCGTCCACGGGGATCGCGTCTATGGATCGGCGAGCAATCAACTGACCGTCTCTACCGATTCAACTCCGATGATTCCCAACACGAACTGGTCGTTGACGCACGTCAGCAGCGAGCAACTTGGCGGCACGCCGACGCCTGGAAGCCATGCGATCGACGGCGATCCTGGCACGTACTGGCATACACGATTCTTGAACGGCAACGACAGCCATCCCCACGAAATCCGAATCGATCTAGGTACGCTCTACGATGTGGAGGGCGTTCGGTTCCTGGGTCGTCAGGATGGTTCCCAGAACGGTCGAATCGCGGACTACGAACTCTACCTCAGTGCCAGCGACGGCAACTGGGGCGCCCCCAGATCGAGTGGGACCCTCGTCAATCAATCCGATCTGCAGCGCGTGAGCGCGGTCGGTACGGCGGTGAGGTTCGTTCGTCTCGTGACGACCAGCGAGGTGAATGGTCAGCCGTGGACATCGCTCGCCGAACTCTCCGTGGAGGGGAGCGCTTCCGCGACACCCAACCAGGCACCCAACGGCAGCATCGTCGCGCCGTCGTCGAATGTGACGCGGCAGGCCGGCCAGTTGGTCGTATTCTCCGGCGACGGGACCGACCCGGAGGACGGGACTCCGGCTCAGTGGAGCTGGGACTTCGGTGACCCCGCTATACCGGACAGCACGGCACAAAACCCAGGCAGCGTCGCGTTCCCGAACGTCGGTGTCTTCACCGTCACGCTGACGGTAACCGATGCCGATGGCCTGGCCGATCCGTCACCCGCGACGGTCACCGTCACCATCGTTCCGACGCTGGAGGCGGCAGCGAACCTCCGTCGAACGGACGTCAAGATTGAGGAGTAG